In the genome of Halobacteriovorax sp. DA5, the window CGTTCTGGAGAGTGATGGGCATATTAGCTCACTAACAGTTGTTCGCCTTGGGAAGAAAGAAGTTGTGAAGGTTGATATGAAACCTGAGCAATTTTTTGAAGAGATGGTTAATTATCCACCTTTCTTACTACTTCCTATCGTCAAATCAGCAGATGGAAATCTGTTTATTGTTTCAAAAGGGAAGGGGCCAAATATTGATTACAGCCTAGAGGAATTAGCAGTTGAGGGTGGTCACTTAGATATTTATCCGATTAAGTCTATTGATAATGAAACTAGTCAGCCAATTTTCGATAAAGATGCTAAACCTGTTACTCACTTAGATGTAACAAATGGTCTTAAGCATGCCCTATTTACTAATAACTATTTCCCAATGGACTTAGTTGTTAAAAGTGTTCAAATGAAGTCTCCTGCAGATAAGGCAGGTCTTTTGGCCGGTGATATTATCACTACGGTCAATGGAAAAGAGGTTAATTCATTTGATGAACTTAGAGGTGAGATTCAGGAAAACGAAGGTCAAGCTTCACTGAAAGTTATCAGAAAAGGTGAGATTAAAGAATTTAATATCACACCTGATGTTAGAACTGAAAATGGAGTGACTGTTAAGCTAATCGGTGTTTACAGCAACGGTATTTATGCTGCCGGGAAGTATGTTACAACTGAACCGATGAATTTCTTTAAGGCAATTCCAAGAAGCTTTTATCGTACTTGGGATGGAGTTGTTAAAACATTTGAAGGCTTTAAAAAGTTAATCACGGCAGAGGTTTCTCTAAAGAATATTGGTGGGCCACTTACAATTGGAAAAGTTGCTTCTGATTCTTTTAATACTTCAATCTCTTATTTTTTCCAGTTGATGGCGCTGATCTCTATCAACCTTGGTGTTATTAATCTTTTCCCAATTCCAGTATTAGATGGTGGGCATATTGTTTTTCTTATTTTAGAAGCGATTAACGGTGGACCACTTTCAAGAAGAAAGTTAGAAATTGCTCAGCAATTTGGACTCTCGATCTTATTACTATTAATGATTGGTGCATTATTTAACGATTTTACGCGATTCTTCTAATGATTTACTTATTTATAGATACATCACATCTTCTGCACTTTGGAATTCTTGATGAGAACTTCTCTTGGATAGAAGATGTTGTTGTTGAAACTAAGAAGACCTCTGAGGTTCTTCATGAAAATATTCACGCTCTACTTTCAAAGAACGGTTTTGATATAAGTCATATTAAAGGTCTTATCTCAATTGCTGGCCCAGGATCTTATACTGGAATGAGGGTCGGGGAAGGCCTTGCTCAAATTTTTGAGTTAGATGATATTGAAGTTTACTCTTTTTACAGTTCAGATATTCCAAGTATTCTTGGAGAGAATTCAACTCATTGGATGTTCCCTGCTTTTAAAAAAGAGTATTATATTCGTACAAATGACAATGAAAAGCTTCTTACACAAGAAGAATTTGAAGCGTTTTGCTCGGGTATTGTGGATAAGTCGATTTTATATACTCATGGAGAAAATGAGCTTTCTGATCGCTGCGAAGGGGATACAAGAGAAGTTCTTCGTAAGAATCCTGCCTCAATCTTTGCTAAAGTTGTAAGTGAGAAAATGAGACAGAGGCCATACTATTTTCGACCTCTTCACGTCGAATTTAAAAAGTCTTAGTATGACATGTCAGTTGAATATTGATAAATTATTAAAGTGAAAATATTTTATCTATCAAAGTCCACAATCAACTTTATTATAGTAGTAGCATTTCTATTATTACTATTATTCGGCTTTTATTTATTCTTATTTTTCTTTGTTATTGTAGGATTATTTCTTTTCTTATTTAGAAGAAAATTGAGCTCATTCAAAGAAGACCAAGTTACAACTCGTGGCTCTATCTATGCGCCTGTAACAGGAAAGGTTATTGGTATTAATAAAATTTCTAATGAAGTTTCAGAGTTATCAATAAGAATGGGACTATTGAGTGGATATGGGATATATTTACCAATTTCAGCGAGAGTAAATAACGTGATCTTCAAAGATAAAGACTTTGGAACAAAAGTTACGTTAGAAGACTCTAATGAGAGAAAGATTAGATTGTATTTTATAAATTCATTTTTTAAACGTGACCCAGAGTTAATTGTACTACCGGGAGACCTAGGAAGAAGGCAAGTTGATATTGGCTTTTATCCATTTGGTGCTACCGTCAAGATGCAAGTTGAAAACTCTGAACTCCTCGTGGCCGTTAATGAAAAGGTTAGGGGTGGAGAAACGATAGTAGGTCGCTACTTAGAAGAATAAAAGGAATTCAAATGACTAGATATGACGGACAACCACATAAACTAACTTTTTTCTTACCTAATATATTTACTGCTTTAAATATGGGCTGCGGTTTCGCATCAATTATCATGGCCATGAAGGGAAT includes:
- the rseP gene encoding RIP metalloprotease RseP, with product MLEKIVIFILFLGPLVFFHELGHFLFARLFGVRVEVFSIGFGPKLFRWKKGDTEYAISLIPLGGYVKMFGDDPFNKDGISEEEKKFSFIHKKKWQRFWIVFGGPLANFILAFFIFFALFLTGEKVPEIKIGNVAKETRFYKLGFRSGDIVNKVNEHLVTSPSDIVLESDGHISSLTVVRLGKKEVVKVDMKPEQFFEEMVNYPPFLLLPIVKSADGNLFIVSKGKGPNIDYSLEELAVEGGHLDIYPIKSIDNETSQPIFDKDAKPVTHLDVTNGLKHALFTNNYFPMDLVVKSVQMKSPADKAGLLAGDIITTVNGKEVNSFDELRGEIQENEGQASLKVIRKGEIKEFNITPDVRTENGVTVKLIGVYSNGIYAAGKYVTTEPMNFFKAIPRSFYRTWDGVVKTFEGFKKLITAEVSLKNIGGPLTIGKVASDSFNTSISYFFQLMALISINLGVINLFPIPVLDGGHIVFLILEAINGGPLSRRKLEIAQQFGLSILLLLMIGALFNDFTRFF